The Lycium barbarum isolate Lr01 chromosome 10, ASM1917538v2, whole genome shotgun sequence genome includes a region encoding these proteins:
- the LOC132614525 gene encoding uncharacterized protein LOC132614525 produces the protein MHTIKGGWVGQTFALATYNDSSGRKTRIRRSKEERKTMVETFIKKYQNSNDGNFPSLNLTHKEVGGSFYTVREIVREVIQENKVLGPAKLSPEEQNNVMFAEQYPLGSISTEPQSSSLSGETHVMSTFAPNHYIDKSEEDDFGVNRQLDIAEVKVVDNVLQTSTSDVSERIEQSDESYLIDSESDERKKEDEVVYSVGINGVDHEMPDEEMVDDYETTKENEISLSHNHQNTSAQVDSTEIISESVNASLLGGVDGSRPKVKKDETDGEPISTESVVGENLDVEGGLNELEASKATELLVEDFPLRPISKKIDDMDSGLNETTSVAKTSEETEHEHDRITSSEKTAQIVNEPVDVMIADPTTEKSSKLLNEKAEAKAGEASLESSSSSEERAAITADIAVKASSTLDRSVNVSSPMLNETGDSSSINGTSKKQAVDESIEGKGKTSVQHGSSQQKGGNPPLDRIHLETWKGASAKSRERETNPLLALLKACFTAFVKFWTEE, from the exons ATGCACACAATTAAGGGTGGTTGGGTCGGGCAAACATTTGCTCTTGCTACTTATAATGACTCTAGTGGACGGAAGACTAGAATTAGGCGTTCGAAAGAGGAGAGGAAGACTATGGTTGAAACTTTTATAAAGAA ATATCAGAATTCAAACGATGGGAATTTCCCATCACTTAATCTGACGCACAAGGAAGTTGGTGGCTCTTTCTACACAGTACGAGAGATAGTTCGTGAGGTAATTCAGGAAAATAAAGTTCTAGGCCCAGCTAAGTTATCTCCTGAAGAGCAGAACAATGTCATGTTTGCAGAACAATATCCACTAGGATCCATATCAACTGAACCACAAAGTTCATCTTTATCTGGTGAAACCCATGTTATGTCAACTTTTGCACCCAACCATTACATAGATAAAAGTGAAGAAGATGATTTTGGTGTGAACAGACAGCTTGATATAGCTGAAGTGAAGGTTGTAGATAATGTCCTACAGACTAGCACAAGTGACGTTTCCGAGAGAATTGAACAATCTGATGAGTCATACTTAATTGATTCTGAATCTGATGAACGAAAAAAGGAGGATGAGGTTGTGTACTCTGTTGGGATTAATGGGGTTGACCATGAGATGCCCGACGAAGAAATGGTTGATGATTATGAGACAACCAAAGAAAATGAAATCTCGCTCTCTCACAATCATCAAAATACCAGTGCACAAGTAGATTCTACTGAGATCATCTCGGAAAGTGTGAATGCTAGTCTTCTCGGTGGCGTTGATGGTAGTCGTCCTAAAGTTAAAAAAGATGAAACAGATGGAGAACCAATTTCTACAGAGTCGGTGGTAGGAGAGAATCTAGATGTTGAAGGTGGATTGAATGAACTAGAAGCATCAAAAGCAACAGAATTACTGGTGGAGGACTTTCCCCTGCGACCCATTTCTAAGAAAATAGATGACATGGATTCAGGATTAAATGAAACAACTAGTGTAGCCAAAACATCGGAAGAAACAGAACATGAACACGACAGAATAACCTCTTCGGAGAAAACTGCTCAAATTGTAAATGAGCCAGTTGATGTGATGATAGCTGATCCAACAACAGAAAAGTCGAGTAAACTGTTGAACGAGAAAGCAGAGGCGAAAGCTGGGGAGGCATCATTGGAAAGTTCAAGTTCCTCAGAAGAAAGAGCAGCCATTACTGCTGATATAGCAGTTAAGGCCTCATCAACTTTAGATAGG AGTGTTAATGTTTCTAGCCCTATGCTTAATGAAACTGGTGACAGCAGTAGTATTAATGGTACTTCTAAGAAACAAGCTGTTGACGAGTCGATTGAAGGTAAAGGCAAAACTAGCGTTCAACATGGAAGCAGCCAACAGAAAGGAGGCAATCCTCCACTAGACAGAATTCATCT TGAAACATGGAAAGGTGCTTCAGCAAAATCCAGGGAACGTGAAACAAATCCACTCCTGGCATTATTGAAGGCATGTTTCACGGCTTTTGTCAAATTTTGGACCGAAGAATAG